Proteins encoded together in one Micromonospora kangleipakensis window:
- a CDS encoding DAK2 domain-containing protein: MLDTLDAAAVRRWCASGLAALRRHQGEIDDLNVYPVPDGDTGTNLVLTLTSAQQALAMDLDTLPDDGHTPHGHALRLMARGALLGARGNSGVILSQILRGFADALAAAPAVRGRQLAAALADAATAAYGAVARPVEGTLLSVVAAAARAAEQEDSDDLRVVARAAAGGAARALARTPEQLPALARAGVVDAGGRGLCVLLDALVEVITGESPQEPAPAPAAVRPPATAVRETGSPEYAYEVQFLLDAGAEAVARLRAELDALGDSLVIVGDGGPGGGTWNVHVHVNDVGAAVEAGVVAGRPHRISVTRFADQVAPAARPPALLSDGRAAVVVAAGAGIAELFGAEGATVVPGNPSTGELLDAIRATGAARVVVLPNDPNTQSVASAAAKEAHRLGVKVSVVPTRSPVQALAALAVRDPGRRFEDDVIAMAEAAGACRYAEVCHASREALTVAGPCRPGDVLALVEGEVHLIGADLVDTCTAVVDRMLGGGGELVTLLCGADAPAGLADRVREHVERAWPFVEVQAYEGGQPHYPLLVGVE; the protein is encoded by the coding sequence GTGCTGGACACCCTCGACGCCGCCGCGGTGCGCCGCTGGTGCGCGAGCGGGCTGGCCGCCCTGCGCCGGCACCAGGGTGAGATCGACGACCTCAACGTCTACCCGGTCCCGGACGGCGACACGGGCACCAACCTGGTGCTCACCCTCACCTCCGCCCAGCAGGCGCTGGCGATGGACCTGGACACCCTCCCCGACGACGGCCACACCCCGCACGGGCACGCGCTGCGGCTGATGGCCCGGGGGGCGCTACTCGGGGCCCGCGGCAACTCCGGGGTGATCCTGTCGCAGATCCTGCGCGGCTTCGCCGACGCGCTGGCCGCCGCGCCGGCGGTCCGCGGCCGCCAGCTCGCCGCCGCGCTCGCCGACGCGGCCACCGCCGCCTACGGGGCGGTCGCCCGGCCGGTCGAGGGCACCCTGCTCAGCGTGGTCGCCGCCGCCGCGCGCGCGGCCGAGCAGGAGGACAGCGACGACCTGCGGGTGGTGGCCCGGGCGGCGGCCGGCGGGGCGGCGCGGGCGCTGGCCCGCACCCCGGAGCAGCTGCCGGCGTTGGCCCGGGCCGGGGTGGTGGACGCCGGCGGGCGCGGGCTCTGCGTGCTGCTGGACGCGCTGGTCGAGGTGATCACCGGGGAGAGCCCGCAGGAGCCGGCGCCCGCGCCGGCCGCGGTCCGTCCGCCGGCCACGGCCGTCCGGGAGACCGGCTCCCCGGAGTACGCGTACGAGGTGCAGTTCCTGCTCGACGCCGGGGCCGAGGCGGTGGCGCGGCTGCGCGCCGAGCTGGACGCGCTGGGCGACTCGCTGGTGATCGTCGGCGACGGCGGTCCCGGCGGCGGCACCTGGAACGTGCACGTGCACGTCAACGACGTGGGTGCCGCGGTCGAGGCGGGGGTGGTCGCCGGCCGGCCGCACCGGATCTCGGTGACCCGCTTCGCCGACCAGGTGGCGCCGGCCGCCCGCCCGCCGGCCCTGCTGTCCGACGGTCGGGCGGCCGTGGTGGTGGCGGCCGGCGCCGGCATCGCCGAGCTGTTCGGCGCGGAGGGCGCCACCGTGGTGCCGGGCAACCCGTCCACCGGCGAGCTGCTGGACGCGATCCGGGCCACCGGCGCCGCCCGGGTGGTGGTGCTGCCCAACGACCCCAACACCCAGTCGGTGGCGAGCGCCGCCGCCAAGGAGGCCCACCGGCTCGGCGTCAAGGTCAGCGTGGTGCCGACCCGGTCCCCGGTGCAGGCGCTGGCCGCCCTCGCCGTCCGGGACCCGGGCCGGCGGTTCGAGGACGACGTGATCGCCATGGCCGAGGCGGCCGGCGCCTGCCGGTACGCCGAGGTCTGCCACGCCAGCCGGGAGGCGCTCACCGTCGCCGGGCCGTGCCGGCCGGGCGATGTGCTGGCGCTGGTCGAGGGGGAGGTGCACCTGATCGGCGCGGACCTGGTCGACACCTGCACCGCCGTGGTGGACCGGATGCTCGGCGGCGGCGGCGAGCTGGTCACCCTGCTCTGCGGGGCGGACGCCCCGGCCGGGCTGGCCGACCGGGTACGCGAGCACGTGGAACGGGCCTGGCCGTTCGTCGAGGTGCAGGCGTACGAGGGCGGGCAGCCGCACTATCCGCTGCTGGTGGGGGTGGAATGA
- the recG gene encoding ATP-dependent DNA helicase RecG, whose amino-acid sequence MTSEPSTVDTPLKKLVGEKTAKALASHLDLHTAGDLIYHFPRRYDERGEHTDIRSLDVGEQVTVLAQVQRTAVRPMRQRRGNLLEVTVGDGSGGLLTLTFFGNQAWRERELRPGRWGLFAGKVTEFRGKRQLNGPEYVLLGEGGDGEAAANEEVEEFAGALIPVYPAAAAVPTWVIARCVRVVLDTFTPPEDPLPATVRAARNLVGIDVALREIHRPSSKEDLYRARRRLKWDEAFAVQLTLVQRKHRAADWPAKSRPARAAGLLDAFDARLPYELTPGQRTVGAEVAADLATAHPMHRLLQGEVGSGKTVVALRAMLQVVDAGGQAALLAPTEVLAAQHYRGMLDLLGPLARAGELGAADGATRVELVTGSLGAAARRRALAEVAEGRAGIVLGTHALLYEGVDFADLGLVVVDEQHRFGVEQRDALRAKADQPPHVLVMTATPIPRTVAMTVYGDLEISTLSQLPQGRSPIASHVVPAAEKPAFLDRAWRRLREEVAAGHQAYVVCPRIGEGPASEEEPPREDDSGRRPPLAVTEVAPLLAEGPLHGLRIGVLHGRLPADEKDAVMRSFAAGDLDVLVATTVVEVGVDVPNATVMIVLDADRFGVSQLHQLRGRVGRGSAAGLCLLVSEAVEGSSARERLDAVASTTDGFKLAELDLEQRREGDVLGATQSGRRSHLRLLSLLRDADLIRDARAEAIALVEEDPELTRHPALAASVAALVDEERAEYLEKG is encoded by the coding sequence ATGACGAGCGAGCCGTCCACGGTGGACACGCCGCTGAAGAAGCTGGTCGGGGAGAAGACCGCGAAGGCCCTGGCGAGCCATCTGGACCTGCACACCGCGGGCGACCTGATCTACCACTTCCCCCGCCGGTACGACGAGCGCGGCGAGCACACCGACATCCGTTCGCTGGACGTGGGCGAGCAGGTGACCGTCCTGGCCCAGGTGCAGCGCACCGCGGTCCGGCCGATGCGGCAGCGGCGGGGCAACCTGCTGGAGGTGACCGTCGGCGACGGCTCCGGCGGGTTGCTCACCCTCACCTTCTTCGGCAACCAGGCCTGGCGGGAGCGGGAGCTGCGCCCCGGCCGGTGGGGGCTGTTCGCCGGCAAGGTCACCGAGTTCCGGGGCAAGCGGCAGCTCAACGGCCCGGAGTACGTCCTGCTCGGGGAGGGCGGTGACGGCGAGGCGGCGGCCAACGAGGAGGTCGAGGAGTTCGCCGGCGCGCTCATCCCGGTGTACCCGGCCGCCGCCGCGGTGCCCACCTGGGTGATCGCCCGCTGCGTGCGGGTGGTGCTGGACACCTTCACCCCGCCGGAGGATCCGCTGCCGGCGACCGTCCGGGCCGCCCGCAACCTGGTCGGCATCGACGTCGCGCTGCGCGAGATCCACCGACCGTCCAGCAAGGAGGATCTGTACCGGGCCCGGCGCCGGCTCAAGTGGGACGAGGCGTTCGCGGTGCAGCTCACCCTGGTGCAACGCAAGCACCGGGCGGCCGACTGGCCGGCGAAGTCCCGGCCGGCGCGGGCCGCCGGGCTGCTCGACGCGTTCGACGCCCGGCTGCCGTACGAGCTGACGCCCGGCCAGCGGACCGTCGGCGCGGAGGTCGCCGCCGACCTGGCCACCGCGCACCCGATGCACCGGCTGCTGCAGGGCGAGGTCGGCTCGGGCAAGACGGTGGTCGCGCTGCGGGCCATGCTCCAGGTGGTCGACGCCGGTGGTCAGGCGGCCCTGCTCGCCCCGACCGAGGTGCTCGCCGCCCAGCACTACCGGGGCATGCTCGACCTGCTCGGCCCGCTCGCCCGGGCCGGCGAGCTGGGCGCCGCCGACGGCGCCACCCGGGTGGAGCTGGTCACCGGTTCGCTCGGCGCGGCGGCCCGGCGGCGGGCGCTGGCCGAGGTCGCCGAGGGCCGGGCCGGCATCGTGCTGGGCACCCACGCGCTGCTCTACGAGGGGGTCGACTTCGCCGACCTGGGCCTGGTGGTCGTCGACGAGCAGCACCGCTTCGGCGTGGAGCAGCGGGACGCGCTGCGCGCCAAGGCCGACCAGCCGCCGCACGTGCTGGTGATGACGGCCACCCCGATCCCGCGCACGGTCGCCATGACCGTCTACGGCGACCTGGAGATCTCCACCCTCTCCCAGCTTCCGCAGGGCCGTTCGCCGATCGCCTCGCACGTGGTGCCGGCCGCGGAGAAGCCCGCCTTCCTCGACCGGGCCTGGCGCCGGCTGCGCGAGGAGGTCGCCGCCGGCCACCAGGCGTACGTGGTCTGCCCGCGGATCGGTGAGGGCCCCGCGTCCGAGGAGGAGCCGCCGCGCGAGGACGACAGCGGGCGGCGGCCGCCCCTCGCCGTGACCGAGGTCGCCCCGCTGCTCGCCGAGGGCCCGCTGCACGGGCTGCGGATCGGGGTGCTGCACGGCCGGCTGCCCGCCGACGAGAAGGACGCGGTGATGCGCTCGTTCGCCGCCGGCGACCTGGACGTGCTGGTGGCCACCACCGTGGTCGAGGTCGGCGTCGATGTGCCGAACGCGACCGTGATGATCGTGCTCGACGCGGACCGGTTCGGCGTCTCCCAGCTGCACCAGCTGCGCGGCCGGGTGGGCCGTGGTTCCGCCGCCGGACTCTGCCTGCTGGTGAGCGAGGCGGTGGAGGGTTCCTCGGCCCGGGAGCGGCTGGACGCCGTCGCCTCCACCACGGACGGCTTCAAGCTCGCCGAGCTGGACCTGGAGCAGCGCCGGGAGGGCGACGTGCTGGGCGCGACCCAGTCCGGGCGCCGCTCCCACCTGCGGCTGCTGTCGCTGCTGCGGGACGCCGACCTGATCCGGGACGCCCGGGCCGAGGCGATCGCCCTGGTCGAGGAGGACCCGGAGCTGACCCGGCATCCGGCGCTGGCCGCCTCGGTCGCCGCCCTGGTCGACGAGGAACGCGCGGAGTACCTGGAGAAGGGCTGA
- a CDS encoding LPXTG cell wall anchor domain-containing protein: MAVTASALIGIAGALTLASPASAHHSEVKVTAQCDTAAGEWVTTWTVNSYAPEGVNNYQFTKAEATSVVNGNATPFTIDGIAVSEGDTYPHSVSEPVVGKARLSGDATEASLTVKARWDNGYNEKDDSSASIKFSESCDKVVTAPPAAANPKATVTADCEGDVAVKLENGAEATKDAAFTVTGTDGFTKTATVAAGKDTTITVPARNAAKITVTEAGQKAPIFDDKPAEAKDCVEPGEPIGSYQSTCDALIFQIENPKDGKTVTVTLTPNKGDAQTLVVKPGETKTATFKAFEGLTVAPRADGLDDASPVAWKKPTKCTRSSPSAPPEGGGAGGPTLPKTGAPAGLIAGGAAALLAAGAVLFVVARRRRVRFTA; this comes from the coding sequence ATGGCGGTGACCGCAAGCGCGCTGATCGGCATCGCCGGCGCCCTGACTCTGGCCAGCCCGGCCAGCGCGCACCACAGCGAGGTCAAGGTCACCGCGCAGTGCGACACCGCCGCCGGCGAGTGGGTCACGACCTGGACCGTCAACAGCTACGCCCCCGAGGGCGTGAACAACTACCAGTTCACCAAGGCCGAGGCCACCAGCGTGGTGAACGGGAACGCCACCCCGTTCACCATCGACGGCATCGCGGTGAGCGAGGGCGACACCTACCCGCACAGCGTGTCGGAGCCCGTGGTCGGCAAGGCCCGCCTCTCGGGCGACGCCACCGAGGCCTCGCTGACCGTGAAGGCGCGGTGGGACAACGGGTACAACGAGAAGGACGACAGCAGCGCGTCCATCAAGTTCAGCGAGAGCTGCGACAAGGTGGTGACCGCCCCGCCGGCTGCCGCCAACCCGAAGGCCACCGTGACCGCGGACTGCGAGGGCGACGTCGCGGTGAAGCTGGAGAACGGCGCCGAGGCCACCAAGGACGCCGCGTTCACCGTCACCGGCACCGACGGCTTCACGAAGACCGCGACCGTCGCGGCCGGCAAGGACACCACGATCACAGTGCCGGCCCGCAACGCCGCCAAGATCACCGTGACCGAGGCCGGGCAGAAGGCGCCCATCTTCGACGACAAGCCCGCCGAGGCCAAGGACTGCGTCGAGCCGGGTGAGCCGATCGGCAGCTACCAGTCCACCTGCGACGCGCTGATCTTCCAGATCGAGAACCCGAAGGACGGCAAGACCGTCACCGTCACGCTCACTCCGAACAAGGGCGACGCGCAGACGTTGGTCGTGAAGCCGGGCGAGACCAAGACCGCGACGTTCAAGGCCTTCGAGGGGCTGACCGTCGCCCCCAGGGCCGACGGCCTGGACGACGCCTCGCCGGTCGCCTGGAAGAAGCCGACGAAGTGCACCCGTTCCAGCCCCAGCGCGCCGCCCGAGGGTGGTGGCGCCGGTGGGCCGACGCTGCCGAAGACCGGTGCGCCGGCCGGCCTGATCGCCGGCGGCGCGGCGGCGCTGCTGGCGGCCGGCGCGGTGCTCTTCGTCGTGGCGCGACGTCGTCGGGTCCGCTTCACCGCCTGA
- the rsmD gene encoding 16S rRNA (guanine(966)-N(2))-methyltransferase RsmD: MTRIVAGTLGGRRLAAPPGASTRPTSDRVREALFSAVQAEMDLVGARFADFYAGSGAVGLEALSRGAEHVLLVESDPRAARVIRENVAALRAAPAARLVTGRVATVLAAGPDGDPYDVVFADPPYAVPDEEITAMLAALVDGGWLAADALVVVERSSRTGPVTWVEGVTAERSRRYGETTLWYGRRS; this comes from the coding sequence GTGACCCGGATCGTGGCCGGGACGCTCGGCGGCCGACGCCTCGCCGCGCCGCCCGGCGCCAGCACCCGGCCCACCTCCGACCGGGTCCGGGAGGCCCTGTTCAGCGCGGTCCAGGCCGAGATGGACCTGGTCGGGGCCCGCTTCGCCGACTTCTACGCGGGCTCCGGCGCGGTCGGGCTGGAGGCGCTGTCCCGGGGCGCCGAGCACGTGCTGCTGGTCGAGTCCGACCCCCGGGCCGCCCGGGTGATCCGGGAGAACGTCGCCGCGCTGCGGGCCGCCCCGGCCGCCCGCCTGGTCACCGGCAGGGTGGCCACCGTGCTCGCGGCCGGACCCGACGGTGACCCCTACGACGTGGTCTTCGCCGACCCGCCCTACGCCGTACCGGACGAGGAGATCACCGCGATGCTTGCCGCGCTGGTCGACGGCGGCTGGCTGGCCGCGGACGCCCTGGTGGTCGTCGAGCGGTCCAGCCGCACCGGACCGGTCACCTGGGTGGAGGGCGTCACGGCGGAGCGCAGCCGCCGTTACGGCGAGACCACCCTTTGGTACGGTCGCCGATCATGA
- the coaD gene encoding pantetheine-phosphate adenylyltransferase, with amino-acid sequence MRRAVCPGSFDPVTNGHLDIIGRASRLFDEVIVGVLMNQAKQGLFTVEERIEMLREVTSSYDNVRVESFRGLLVDFCRAQRASVLIKGLRAVSDFDYELQMAQMNIGLAGVETLFMPTNPLYSFLSSSLVKDVAKWGGDISSHVPDVVREQLRARLTPGQPG; translated from the coding sequence ATGAGACGTGCGGTCTGTCCCGGCTCCTTCGATCCGGTCACCAACGGACACCTCGACATCATCGGCCGGGCCAGCCGGCTCTTCGACGAGGTGATTGTCGGCGTGCTGATGAACCAGGCGAAGCAGGGCCTGTTCACCGTCGAGGAGCGGATCGAGATGCTCCGCGAGGTGACCTCCTCGTACGACAACGTGCGGGTGGAGTCGTTCCGCGGGTTGCTGGTCGACTTCTGCCGGGCCCAGCGGGCGAGCGTGCTGATCAAGGGCCTGCGGGCGGTCAGCGACTTCGACTACGAGCTGCAGATGGCCCAGATGAACATCGGCCTGGCCGGCGTGGAGACGCTCTTCATGCCGACCAACCCGCTCTACTCGTTCCTCTCCTCCAGCCTGGTCAAGGACGTCGCCAAGTGGGGTGGGGACATCTCGTCGCACGTGCCGGACGTGGTCCGCGAGCAGCTGCGCGCCCGGCTGACCCCGGGGCAGCCCGGCTGA
- a CDS encoding YceD family protein, translating to MPKHSPSSLNPRSPLVLDTRDLPRRPGALRTVKRVVPAPADLGVELIGVPEGADLDLDLRLESVSEGVLVSGTISGPVKGECGRCLREINDSMVVNVQELYAYENSTTDTTTDEDEVGRMQDDLIDLEPALRDAVVLTLPTNPLCREDCPGLCPECGVHWDDLPADHSHQQIDPRWAGLSQLTRTEE from the coding sequence ATGCCCAAACACTCGCCTTCATCACTCAACCCCAGGTCGCCGCTGGTCCTCGACACGAGGGACCTGCCGCGTCGGCCTGGTGCGTTGCGTACGGTCAAGCGGGTCGTGCCGGCACCGGCGGACCTCGGCGTGGAGTTGATCGGCGTGCCGGAGGGCGCGGACCTCGACCTCGACCTGAGGTTGGAGTCGGTGTCCGAGGGCGTGCTCGTCTCCGGGACCATCAGTGGCCCCGTCAAGGGCGAGTGCGGCCGTTGCCTGCGTGAGATCAACGACTCGATGGTCGTGAACGTCCAGGAGCTGTACGCGTACGAGAACAGCACCACGGACACCACGACCGACGAGGACGAGGTGGGCCGGATGCAGGACGATCTGATCGACCTGGAGCCGGCGCTGCGGGACGCGGTGGTGCTCACACTGCCGACCAACCCGCTCTGCCGGGAGGACTGCCCAGGGCTGTGCCCCGAATGCGGGGTGCACTGGGACGATCTGCCGGCCGATCACAGCCATCAGCAGATCGACCCGCGTTGGGCGGGCCTGTCGCAACTGACCCGTACAGAGGAGTAA
- the rpmF gene encoding 50S ribosomal protein L32 yields MAVPKRKMSRSNTRSRRANWKAAVVATVACPQCKSPKLPHAACSVCGTYNGRQVLEV; encoded by the coding sequence GTGGCCGTCCCGAAGCGCAAGATGTCGCGCAGCAACACCCGGTCCCGCCGGGCGAACTGGAAGGCGGCCGTGGTCGCGACCGTGGCCTGCCCGCAGTGCAAGTCGCCGAAGCTGCCGCACGCCGCCTGCTCCGTCTGCGGCACCTACAACGGCCGCCAGGTTCTCGAGGTCTGA
- a CDS encoding phosphate acyltransferase PlsX, whose translation MEPGTARIAVDLLGGDDAPAVVVDGALRAVRADPDLHLLLVGPTEVAGGLIDALDPAQRARIAVRPVRTAVGMADDPTSAREHSTVRAAVHAVREGLADALVSAGSTGATVTAAALGFGRWSDVRRPALVATLPAVAGPVVLLDVGGSLEPRPATLARHAVLGAAYAAVAHGVAEPRVGLLSVGTEAGKGDRLRRAADPVLAATPLPCGARYVGLVEGYDVSLGVRADVVVTDGFTGNVLLKAIEGAYAMAGGPPASGGAPRAAALLGVAGTVVVCHGAARPDDVASGIALAAHLWRRGATDLISGLLDGIPQDPAHSNEVVQ comes from the coding sequence GTGGAGCCGGGCACCGCGCGGATCGCCGTTGACCTCCTCGGCGGGGACGACGCTCCCGCCGTCGTGGTTGACGGCGCTCTGCGGGCCGTGCGTGCCGACCCTGACCTGCATCTGCTGCTCGTCGGTCCGACCGAGGTCGCCGGCGGGCTGATCGACGCCCTCGATCCGGCGCAGCGCGCCCGGATCGCGGTCCGGCCGGTCCGGACCGCGGTCGGCATGGCCGACGACCCCACTTCCGCCCGCGAGCACAGCACCGTCCGCGCCGCCGTCCACGCGGTACGCGAGGGGCTCGCGGACGCGCTCGTCTCCGCCGGTTCGACCGGCGCCACCGTCACCGCCGCCGCGCTCGGCTTCGGGCGTTGGTCCGACGTCCGCCGGCCGGCCCTGGTGGCCACCCTGCCCGCGGTCGCCGGCCCGGTGGTCCTCCTCGACGTGGGCGGCTCCCTGGAGCCCCGCCCGGCCACCCTCGCCCGGCACGCCGTCCTCGGCGCGGCCTACGCCGCCGTGGCGCACGGCGTCGCCGAGCCCCGGGTCGGCCTGCTCTCGGTCGGTACCGAGGCGGGCAAGGGCGACCGGCTGCGCCGGGCCGCCGACCCCGTGCTGGCCGCGACGCCGCTGCCCTGCGGCGCCCGCTACGTCGGCCTGGTCGAGGGGTACGACGTCTCCCTCGGCGTCCGCGCCGACGTGGTGGTCACCGACGGCTTCACCGGTAACGTGCTGCTCAAGGCGATCGAGGGCGCGTACGCGATGGCCGGCGGTCCCCCTGCCAGCGGCGGCGCCCCCCGGGCGGCCGCCCTGCTCGGCGTGGCCGGCACGGTGGTCGTGTGCCACGGCGCGGCCCGGCCCGACGACGTCGCCTCCGGCATCGCCCTCGCCGCCCACCTGTGGCGGCGGGGGGCCACCGACCTGATCTCCGGCCTGCTCGACGGCATTCCGCAGGATCCCGCACACAGCAACGAGGTAGTGCAATGA
- the rnc gene encoding ribonuclease III: MTNDKRRRAPIGHLEAAFGVSLDPELLERALTHRSYAYENGGLPTNERLEFLGDSVLGVVITTALFQNHPDLPEGQLAKLRASVVNMRALADVARGLGPDGLGAYLLLGKGEESTGGRDKASILADTLEALLGAIYLQYGLDTAAIVIHRLFDPLMAESAGRGAALDWKTSLQELTAALGLGVPEYRIEGTGPDHLKTFTAWVVVAGNRYGGAEGRSKKEAEQRAAESAWRMLTEQAEADAAAGDGAPGDAGSETAEAGAGRA; the protein is encoded by the coding sequence ATGACCAACGACAAGCGGCGGCGTGCTCCCATCGGTCACCTGGAGGCGGCCTTCGGGGTCTCGCTCGACCCGGAACTGCTGGAGCGCGCGCTGACTCACCGTTCGTACGCGTACGAGAATGGCGGCCTGCCCACCAACGAGCGGTTGGAGTTCCTGGGCGACTCGGTGCTCGGCGTGGTGATCACCACGGCGCTCTTCCAGAACCACCCGGACCTGCCCGAGGGGCAGCTCGCCAAGCTGCGGGCCAGCGTGGTGAACATGCGCGCCCTCGCCGACGTGGCCCGCGGCCTCGGGCCGGACGGGCTCGGCGCGTACCTGCTGCTGGGCAAGGGCGAGGAGAGCACCGGCGGCCGGGACAAGGCGAGCATCCTGGCGGACACCCTGGAGGCGCTGCTCGGCGCGATCTACCTCCAGTACGGCCTGGACACGGCGGCGATCGTGATCCACCGGCTCTTCGACCCGCTGATGGCCGAGTCGGCCGGCCGGGGCGCGGCCCTGGACTGGAAGACCAGCCTGCAGGAGCTGACCGCCGCGCTGGGGCTGGGCGTTCCGGAGTACCGGATCGAGGGCACCGGCCCGGACCACCTGAAGACCTTCACGGCCTGGGTGGTGGTGGCCGGCAACCGGTACGGCGGCGCCGAGGGCCGGAGCAAGAAGGAGGCCGAGCAGCGGGCCGCCGAGTCGGCCTGGCGGATGCTGACCGAGCAGGCCGAGGCGGACGCGGCGGCCGGCGACGGCGCGCCGGGCGACGCCGGGAGTGAGACCGCCGAGGCGGGCGCCGGCCGTGCCTGA
- the mutM gene encoding bifunctional DNA-formamidopyrimidine glycosylase/DNA-(apurinic or apyrimidinic site) lyase — MPELPEVETVRQGLAQWVIGRRITSVEVRHPRAVRRHTPGGGHFADVLAGRTVTDVRRRGKYLWLPLDSGDALIGHLGMSGQLLLQPVGAADELHLRVRFRFADDGPELRFVDQRTFGGLSVSEGGAELPVEIAHIARDPMDPEFSDAEFVAALRRRRTEVKRALLDQTLISGVGNIYADEALWRAKLHGARPTDALTGPAAQRLLEHVRDVLGEAIKQGGTSFDELYVNVNGESGYFDRSLNAYGREGEPCRRCGAPIRREAFMNRSSYSCPRCQPRPRGALRG, encoded by the coding sequence GTGCCTGAGCTGCCCGAGGTCGAGACGGTCCGGCAGGGGCTGGCCCAGTGGGTCATCGGCCGCCGGATCACCTCGGTGGAGGTGCGCCACCCCCGCGCGGTGCGCCGGCACACCCCGGGCGGCGGGCACTTCGCCGACGTGCTGGCCGGCCGGACGGTGACCGACGTCCGGCGCCGGGGCAAGTACCTCTGGCTGCCGCTGGACAGCGGCGACGCGCTCATCGGCCACCTCGGCATGTCCGGCCAGCTGCTGCTCCAGCCGGTCGGCGCGGCCGACGAGCTGCACCTGCGGGTCCGGTTCCGGTTCGCCGACGACGGTCCGGAGCTGCGCTTCGTCGACCAGCGCACGTTCGGCGGGCTCTCCGTGTCGGAGGGCGGCGCGGAGCTGCCCGTCGAGATCGCGCACATCGCCCGGGACCCGATGGACCCGGAGTTCTCCGACGCCGAGTTCGTGGCGGCGCTGCGCCGGCGGCGTACCGAGGTGAAGCGGGCGCTGCTCGACCAGACCCTGATCTCCGGGGTCGGCAACATCTACGCCGACGAGGCGCTCTGGCGGGCGAAGCTGCACGGCGCCCGCCCCACCGACGCGCTGACCGGCCCGGCCGCGCAGCGGCTGCTCGAACACGTCCGGGACGTGCTCGGTGAGGCGATCAAGCAGGGCGGCACCAGCTTCGACGAGCTGTACGTCAACGTCAACGGCGAGAGCGGCTACTTCGACCGGTCGCTGAACGCGTACGGTCGGGAGGGCGAGCCCTGCCGGCGGTGCGGGGCGCCGATCCGGCGCGAGGCGTTCATGAACCGCTCGTCGTACAGCTGCCCGCGCTGCCAGCCGCGGCCCCGGGGCGCCCTCCGGGGATGA